A genomic window from Methylorubrum extorquens includes:
- a CDS encoding CsbD family protein — MVDTDRITGAAKEIGGKLQGAVGDLTGSKNDSAEGRFREAQGSAENLYGQAKDAVRHAADEVSEYAEDAYSQGRRYLRDGSRDVGGYVSEAPGTSLLIAAAVGFGLGLLVSRL, encoded by the coding sequence ATGGTCGATACGGATAGGATCACGGGAGCCGCGAAGGAAATCGGCGGCAAGCTTCAGGGCGCGGTCGGCGACCTGACCGGCTCGAAGAACGACTCCGCCGAGGGCCGCTTCCGCGAAGCGCAAGGCTCCGCCGAGAACCTCTACGGGCAGGCCAAGGACGCTGTCCGGCACGCCGCCGACGAGGTCTCCGAATACGCCGAGGACGCCTACAGCCAGGGCCGCCGCTACCTGCGCGACGGATCCCGCGATGTCGGCGGGTACGTCTCCGAGGCGCCGGGCACCTCGCTTCTCATTGCTGCCGCCGTCGGCTTCGGCCTGGGCCTTCTCGTCAGCCGGCTCTGA
- a CDS encoding helix-turn-helix transcriptional regulator, which yields MTADVDRHELRQIIAGLSEGVILVEPDQTIAYANEAALAMHDVDTLDALGATVDAYRERFALRYRNNRAPEPYPIERVVAGERFHDVVVEVRQPGRPDMYFVHSLRSLVATDRDGKPSCLALILKDVSDQFEAEDRFEKTFNANPAPAIITRLSDLRHVKVNAGFLEMTGHVRDAVIGRSVYEVDVLAGARNRDLAVSRLNEGGTIPQMEACLELPDGGSRFVIVAGQPIEMGEEPCMLFTFADLELRRKAETALRQSEERFATAFRLTPVPTLLARLDGFTVTSINDAFTRVFGYGSESVVGRSLSETGLWLAQTARERFEEAVGRTGFVPGQEVCLRHQDGSELDCLVSAERVEIGEETFALLVLQDITERKRGERELFEAIEAVMADTSWFSRGLIEKLANLRQPSGHDRDGASPILTLRERQILNLICTGLDDDAIAKRLNLSRNTVRNHGAALYRKLGVHKRAEAVIWGRENGFPLHASGT from the coding sequence GTGACGGCGGATGTCGACAGGCATGAACTTCGGCAGATCATCGCCGGCCTGAGCGAAGGCGTGATCCTGGTCGAGCCTGACCAGACCATCGCCTACGCCAACGAGGCCGCGCTTGCCATGCACGACGTCGACACCCTCGACGCCCTCGGCGCGACCGTCGATGCCTACCGTGAGCGATTTGCCCTGCGCTACCGCAACAATCGGGCACCCGAGCCTTATCCGATTGAACGGGTGGTCGCAGGCGAACGCTTTCACGATGTCGTTGTCGAGGTCCGGCAGCCCGGCCGCCCGGACATGTACTTCGTTCATTCGCTCCGAAGCCTGGTCGCCACCGACCGCGACGGCAAGCCGAGTTGCCTTGCCCTGATCCTCAAGGACGTGTCGGACCAGTTCGAGGCCGAGGACCGCTTCGAGAAGACCTTCAACGCAAACCCGGCGCCCGCAATCATTACCCGGTTGTCCGATCTGCGCCACGTCAAGGTGAACGCGGGCTTCCTGGAAATGACAGGCCATGTCCGTGATGCCGTCATCGGGCGCAGCGTCTACGAGGTCGATGTGCTGGCCGGTGCCCGCAACCGCGACCTGGCCGTTTCGCGCCTGAACGAGGGCGGCACCATCCCGCAGATGGAAGCCTGCCTCGAGCTGCCCGATGGCGGTTCGCGTTTCGTCATCGTCGCGGGCCAGCCCATCGAGATGGGCGAAGAGCCCTGCATGCTGTTCACCTTCGCCGACCTCGAACTTCGCCGGAAGGCCGAGACCGCGCTCCGGCAGAGCGAGGAGCGCTTCGCCACGGCGTTCCGGCTGACCCCGGTGCCGACGCTGCTGGCGCGCCTGGATGGCTTCACGGTGACCAGCATCAACGACGCGTTCACCCGTGTGTTCGGCTACGGCAGCGAAAGCGTGGTCGGGCGCTCACTATCCGAGACCGGGCTGTGGCTTGCACAGACAGCCCGCGAGCGGTTCGAGGAAGCGGTCGGGCGCACCGGTTTCGTCCCCGGGCAGGAAGTGTGCCTGCGTCATCAGGACGGATCGGAACTCGATTGCCTCGTCTCCGCCGAGCGCGTCGAGATCGGCGAGGAGACCTTCGCTTTGCTCGTCCTGCAGGACATCACCGAGCGTAAGCGCGGCGAGCGCGAACTGTTCGAGGCGATCGAGGCGGTGATGGCCGACACCTCCTGGTTCAGCCGCGGGCTCATCGAAAAGCTTGCCAACCTGCGCCAGCCCAGCGGCCACGACCGCGATGGTGCGAGCCCGATCCTCACCCTGCGCGAGCGTCAGATCCTGAACCTGATCTGCACCGGCCTTGATGATGACGCCATCGCCAAGCGCCTCAACCTTTCCCGCAACACCGTCCGGAACCACGGTGCCGCCCTCTACCGCAAGCTCGGCGTCCACAAACGGGCGGAGGCCGTGATCTGGGGACGCGAGAACGGCTTCCCGCTTCACGCTTCCGGTACATAA
- a CDS encoding 2'-deoxycytidine 5'-triphosphate deaminase, with amino-acid sequence MSADVPAASGILPAQAITALTQAGAIRPATAYAADQIQPASLDLRLGSRAYRVRTSFLPGSGRSVATCVEAFALHEIDLTQGAVLETGCVYIAELQETLALPPDLSASANPKSSTGRIDVFTRVITDRASAFDQIEAGYAGQLYAEISPRTFPVRVRTGSRLSQIRFRQGDPRLREVELAALHASDPLIDIASPSLQGGVPVSVDLAGFDGLIGYRAKRHTGLIDVDRPRGHRTRDFWEPLPADGSRTLILDPGQFYILASKEAVRVPADHAAEMVPFDPLVGEFRVHYAGFFDPGFGLSEAGGAGARAVLEVRSRDVPFLLEDGQIVGRLVYERMLERPATLYGAAGAGSNYQAQGLKLSKHFASEPEPPAA; translated from the coding sequence ATGAGCGCAGACGTGCCGGCAGCGTCCGGTATCCTGCCGGCGCAGGCCATCACGGCGCTGACGCAGGCCGGGGCGATCCGCCCCGCGACAGCCTACGCCGCCGACCAGATCCAGCCCGCGAGCCTCGACCTGCGGCTCGGCAGCCGCGCCTACCGGGTGCGCACGAGCTTCCTGCCCGGCAGCGGACGCTCGGTCGCGACCTGTGTCGAGGCTTTCGCGCTGCACGAGATCGACCTGACGCAGGGCGCCGTCCTGGAGACGGGCTGCGTCTACATCGCCGAGTTGCAGGAAACTCTGGCGCTCCCCCCCGATCTCAGCGCCAGCGCCAACCCGAAAAGCTCGACCGGGCGTATCGATGTGTTCACCCGCGTCATCACCGACCGGGCCAGCGCCTTCGACCAGATCGAGGCGGGCTATGCCGGCCAGCTCTACGCCGAAATCTCGCCGCGAACCTTCCCGGTGCGGGTCCGGACCGGCTCGCGCCTGTCGCAGATCCGCTTCCGCCAGGGCGACCCGCGGCTGCGGGAGGTGGAACTCGCCGCGCTCCACGCCAGCGACCCGCTGATCGATATCGCATCGCCCTCGCTTCAGGGCGGCGTGCCGGTCTCGGTCGATCTCGCCGGCTTCGACGGGCTGATCGGCTACCGGGCCAAGCGCCATACCGGCTTGATCGATGTGGACCGGCCGCGCGGCCACCGCACCCGCGACTTCTGGGAGCCGCTGCCGGCCGACGGCAGCCGCACGCTGATCCTCGATCCCGGCCAGTTCTACATCCTGGCCTCTAAGGAGGCGGTGCGGGTGCCGGCCGACCACGCGGCCGAGATGGTGCCGTTCGATCCCCTCGTCGGCGAGTTCCGCGTCCACTATGCCGGCTTCTTCGATCCGGGCTTCGGCCTCAGCGAAGCGGGCGGGGCCGGCGCCCGCGCAGTGCTCGAAGTGCGCTCGCGCGACGTGCCGTTCCTCCTGGAAGACGGCCAGATCGTCGGCCGCCTCGTCTACGAGCGCATGCTGGAACGGCCCGCGACCCTCTACGGCGCCGCGGGTGCCGGCTCGAACTACCAGGCGCAGGGACTGAAGCTCTCGAAGCATTTCGCCAGTGAGCCGGAGCCGCCCGCGGCCTGA
- a CDS encoding CsbD family protein, with the protein MTDRVKSRSTTEAKALVKEAIGKLTGDARIEAEGKAQKRQVQPSKAAAHGE; encoded by the coding sequence GTGACCGACCGCGTGAAATCGAGATCCACCACCGAAGCCAAGGCTTTGGTCAAGGAAGCCATCGGCAAGTTGACGGGTGATGCCCGCATCGAAGCCGAGGGCAAGGCGCAGAAGCGCCAAGTGCAGCCGTCCAAGGCGGCAGCGCACGGCGAATGA
- a CDS encoding bestrophin family protein: MIVRPRPGLLTILFAMRGSILPKVAPQVIVIAALSFLVVAIEQRHPAWFPITAGIGPFTLVGLALSIFLSFRNGACYDRWWEARRAWGNLIVELRGLARLLPALLPEPEHEALRRRCLRRGAGFAHALHARLRGLDEAEALAPWLTSEELSTLGQRPSGADAALTGLTRDLAGAAKAGALSDVLFVSLEHKIASLSAIQATCERIHGTPLPFAYTLLLYRTAWLYCLLLPFGLAGSLGWSTPIVAALVAYAFFGLDALGDELEEPFGTDANDLPLDTLLHTADAAILDALGEIGREAPKADRFMLR; the protein is encoded by the coding sequence ATGATCGTCCGCCCCCGCCCCGGCCTGCTGACGATCCTGTTCGCCATGCGCGGTTCGATCCTGCCGAAGGTCGCGCCTCAGGTCATCGTGATCGCCGCGCTCTCCTTCCTCGTGGTGGCGATCGAGCAGCGGCACCCGGCTTGGTTTCCGATCACGGCCGGCATCGGGCCCTTTACGTTGGTCGGGCTCGCGCTCTCGATCTTCCTGAGCTTTCGCAACGGCGCCTGCTACGATCGCTGGTGGGAGGCGCGGCGGGCCTGGGGTAACCTGATCGTCGAGTTGCGCGGCCTCGCGCGGCTGCTGCCGGCGCTGTTGCCGGAACCCGAACACGAGGCCCTGCGCCGCCGTTGCCTGCGCAGAGGGGCCGGCTTCGCCCATGCTCTGCACGCCCGCCTGCGCGGGCTCGACGAAGCCGAGGCGCTCGCCCCCTGGCTGACCTCGGAAGAACTTTCGACCCTCGGGCAAAGGCCGAGCGGGGCCGACGCGGCGCTGACGGGACTGACGCGGGATCTCGCCGGGGCTGCGAAAGCCGGCGCGCTGAGCGATGTGCTGTTCGTGAGCCTGGAGCACAAGATCGCCAGCCTCTCCGCGATCCAGGCGACCTGCGAGCGCATTCACGGCACGCCGCTGCCCTTCGCCTACACGCTGCTGCTGTATCGGACCGCCTGGCTCTACTGCCTACTGCTGCCGTTCGGGCTCGCCGGCTCGCTCGGCTGGTCCACCCCGATCGTCGCCGCGCTCGTGGCCTATGCGTTCTTCGGCCTCGACGCGCTCGGCGACGAGCTGGAGGAGCCGTTCGGCACCGACGCCAACGACCTGCCCCTCGACACCCTGCTGCACACCGCCGATGCGGCGATCCTCGATGCCCTAGGCGAGATCGGACGCGAGGCACCGAAGGCCGACCGGTTCATGCTGCGATAG
- the sfsA gene encoding DNA/RNA nuclease SfsA, producing MRFPTPLIEGRLVRRYKRFLADVTLADGTEVTAHCANPGAMLGLNTEGFRVLLSTSTNPSRKLGFSWELVEAELPGGPQWVGINTARPNALVAEAFRENKIAPLLGYETLRPEVAYGKASRVDFLASGGGLPPCHVEVKNCHLMRQAGLAEFPDCKAARSARHMEELAGVVAAGGRAMLIVVIQMRADAFDVARDIDPAFDRALRAALAAGVEAYAYTCAVGPAGVAIYATVPVLTLATDTSSIPFIDETSGLI from the coding sequence ATGCGTTTCCCCACTCCCCTGATCGAAGGGCGCCTCGTGCGGCGCTACAAGCGCTTCCTCGCCGACGTGACGCTGGCCGACGGCACGGAGGTGACGGCGCATTGCGCCAACCCCGGCGCGATGCTGGGGCTGAACACGGAAGGATTTCGCGTCCTGCTCTCGACCTCGACAAATCCTTCGCGAAAGCTCGGATTCTCGTGGGAGCTGGTGGAGGCGGAGCTCCCCGGCGGGCCGCAATGGGTCGGCATCAATACGGCCAGGCCGAATGCCCTCGTCGCCGAGGCCTTTCGTGAGAATAAGATCGCGCCTCTACTCGGCTACGAGACGCTTCGGCCGGAAGTCGCCTACGGCAAGGCGAGCCGCGTCGATTTCCTGGCGAGCGGCGGCGGCCTCCCGCCCTGCCATGTCGAGGTCAAAAACTGCCACCTGATGCGGCAGGCAGGCCTCGCGGAGTTTCCCGATTGCAAGGCCGCCCGCTCGGCCCGCCACATGGAGGAACTGGCCGGCGTCGTCGCCGCGGGCGGACGGGCGATGCTGATCGTGGTGATCCAGATGCGGGCCGACGCCTTCGACGTCGCCCGCGACATCGATCCGGCCTTCGACCGCGCGCTTCGGGCGGCTTTGGCGGCGGGGGTCGAGGCTTACGCTTACACCTGCGCGGTCGGGCCGGCAGGTGTGGCGATCTATGCGACCGTCCCGGTCCTCACGCTGGCGACGGATACGTCGTCGATCCCGTTTATTGATGAGACTTCAGGACTGATATGA
- a CDS encoding CsbD family protein, protein MSSTTDKIKGLANEATGNVKQGIGNVTGNDKLVAEGKAQELKGEAQKTVGDVKDGAKNLADKVTGKH, encoded by the coding sequence ATGAGCAGCACGACCGACAAGATCAAGGGCCTGGCCAACGAGGCGACCGGCAACGTCAAGCAGGGCATCGGCAACGTGACCGGTAACGACAAGCTCGTGGCCGAGGGCAAGGCCCAGGAGTTGAAGGGCGAGGCTCAGAAGACGGTCGGCGACGTCAAGGACGGTGCCAAGAACCTCGCCGACAAGGTCACCGGCAAGCACTGA
- a CDS encoding formate/nitrite transporter family protein yields MSQESRTYGEPKPQGEPKTHGSHTREKDDAQVEKAHRPDAVILHEIIRREGEEEMRRTWLALLLSGFSAGLTMGFSLIVPGVLKGHLPHAPWAELITSMGYSVGFLIVVLGRQQLFTENTVTPILPLLTERTFAALLRVVRLWSIVLVANILATIAIASVLAHTDAFKPEVREAFVEISRHTIEDPFWTTVIKAVFAGWLIALMVWILPATGSAAPFIIILMTWLVSMCGLAHIVAGSVDAYYLVATGEIDFSKYVTGFFVPTLVGNIVGGVTLVSVLNFGQVAPDMEEHERVGA; encoded by the coding sequence ATGTCCCAGGAATCCCGCACGTACGGAGAGCCGAAACCCCAGGGTGAACCCAAGACTCACGGCTCTCACACACGCGAAAAGGACGACGCCCAAGTCGAGAAGGCTCACCGCCCGGATGCGGTGATCCTGCACGAGATCATCCGGCGCGAGGGCGAGGAGGAGATGCGCCGCACGTGGCTGGCGCTCCTGCTGTCGGGCTTTTCCGCCGGGCTCACCATGGGCTTCTCGCTGATCGTGCCCGGCGTGCTCAAGGGGCATCTGCCGCACGCCCCCTGGGCCGAACTCATCACGAGCATGGGCTACTCGGTCGGCTTCCTCATCGTCGTGCTCGGGCGCCAGCAGCTCTTCACCGAGAACACGGTGACGCCGATTTTGCCGCTCCTCACCGAGAGGACGTTCGCGGCCTTGCTGCGGGTCGTGCGGCTCTGGAGCATCGTCCTCGTCGCCAACATCCTGGCGACGATCGCCATCGCCTCGGTGCTGGCCCATACCGATGCGTTCAAGCCGGAGGTGCGGGAGGCCTTCGTCGAGATCAGCCGTCACACCATCGAGGACCCGTTCTGGACCACGGTGATCAAGGCGGTGTTCGCGGGCTGGCTGATCGCCCTCATGGTGTGGATCCTGCCGGCTACGGGCTCGGCGGCACCGTTCATCATCATCCTGATGACGTGGCTGGTCTCGATGTGCGGGCTCGCCCACATCGTCGCCGGCTCGGTCGATGCCTATTACCTCGTCGCCACCGGCGAGATCGATTTTTCGAAGTATGTCACCGGCTTCTTCGTCCCGACGCTGGTCGGCAACATCGTCGGCGGTGTGACCCTGGTCTCGGTGCTCAACTTCGGTCAGGTGGCGCCGGATATGGAGGAGCACGAGCGCGTCGGCGCCTGA
- the apaG gene encoding Co2+/Mg2+ efflux protein ApaG — translation MYKAETRGIMVTVEPRFVEEESSPGESRYFFAYTVEIVNNGSEQVQLRSRHWRIIDGRGACQEVRGAGVVGKQPVLEPGESFSYTSGCPLTTPDGLMAGSYTMSTVGGESFEAEIPAFSLDSPHLRRVVH, via the coding sequence ATGTACAAGGCCGAGACGCGCGGCATCATGGTGACGGTGGAGCCCCGATTCGTCGAGGAGGAGTCCTCGCCGGGCGAGAGCCGCTACTTCTTTGCCTACACGGTCGAGATCGTGAACAACGGCAGCGAACAGGTGCAGCTTCGCTCGCGCCATTGGCGGATCATCGACGGACGTGGCGCTTGCCAGGAGGTGCGCGGCGCGGGCGTCGTCGGCAAGCAGCCGGTTCTCGAGCCGGGCGAATCGTTCAGTTACACCAGTGGCTGCCCCCTCACCACGCCGGACGGCCTGATGGCCGGCAGCTACACGATGTCCACGGTCGGTGGGGAGAGCTTCGAGGCGGAGATCCCGGCCTTCTCGCTGGATTCGCCCCATCTGCGTCGCGTCGTCCATTGA
- a CDS encoding competence/damage-inducible protein A: MPKSSSSQSSDVTAAILVIGDEILSGRTKDKNIGTIAEVLTEIGVDLREVRIVPDVKDEIVAAVNALRARYTYLFTSGGIGPTHDDITADSVAAAFGVGIDVDPRARAMLLERHRPEDLNAARLRMARIPDGADLIANPVSKAPGFRLGNVFVMAGVPQIMAAMLDEIRPTLTGNAPVISETIEAGAIPEGNFAGGLTEIAAAHGDVSIGSYPSMTPEGFRNRIVVRGRDADAVAAARAAVEALLAGLRS, from the coding sequence ATGCCCAAAAGTTCCTCCTCCCAGAGTTCCGACGTCACCGCCGCCATCCTCGTCATCGGCGACGAGATCCTCTCGGGCCGCACCAAGGACAAGAACATCGGCACCATTGCCGAGGTGCTGACCGAGATCGGCGTGGATCTGCGCGAGGTGCGCATCGTCCCGGACGTGAAGGATGAGATCGTCGCCGCGGTGAACGCGCTGCGGGCGCGCTACACCTATCTCTTCACCTCCGGCGGCATCGGCCCGACCCACGACGACATCACCGCCGATAGCGTGGCGGCGGCGTTCGGCGTCGGCATCGATGTCGATCCGCGGGCCCGCGCCATGCTGCTCGAGCGGCATCGGCCGGAAGACCTCAACGCGGCGCGCCTGCGCATGGCCCGCATCCCCGACGGGGCCGACCTGATCGCCAACCCCGTGTCGAAGGCGCCGGGCTTCCGGCTCGGCAATGTCTTCGTCATGGCCGGCGTGCCGCAGATCATGGCGGCGATGCTCGATGAGATCCGCCCGACGCTGACGGGCAACGCGCCGGTCATCTCCGAGACGATCGAGGCGGGTGCAATCCCCGAGGGCAATTTCGCCGGCGGCCTCACCGAGATCGCTGCCGCGCATGGCGACGTCTCGATCGGCTCCTACCCGTCGATGACGCCGGAGGGGTTCCGCAACCGTATCGTCGTGCGCGGGCGGGACGCGGATGCGGTGGCGGCGGCGCGGGCGGCCGTGGAGGCGTTGCTGGCGGGCCTGCGGTCATAG
- a CDS encoding CsbD family protein, whose protein sequence is MNRDQFRGASRHIKGRAQTALGGVTGDPVRQVRGAANQVAGGAQYAYGSARDRIEDLARDGEHFADAARERANDLIQDGRRHAGEARRRGRDYGRRAVRYADANRTSTLLGIAAAAFTLGWLARPSR, encoded by the coding sequence ATGAACCGCGATCAGTTCCGCGGCGCGTCCCGTCACATCAAGGGCCGCGCCCAGACCGCGCTCGGCGGCGTCACCGGTGATCCGGTCCGCCAAGTGCGCGGTGCCGCGAATCAGGTGGCCGGAGGAGCGCAGTACGCCTACGGCAGCGCCCGCGACCGCATCGAAGATCTCGCCCGCGACGGCGAACACTTCGCCGATGCTGCACGCGAGCGGGCCAATGACCTGATTCAGGATGGGCGCCGTCATGCCGGCGAGGCCCGCCGCCGCGGCCGGGATTACGGTCGCCGGGCCGTCCGCTACGCCGATGCCAACCGCACCTCGACCCTGCTCGGCATCGCCGCCGCCGCCTTCACGCTGGGCTGGCTCGCACGTCCGTCGCGCTGA
- a CDS encoding PhnA-like protein, with protein MTTTTGLSPVAAGDTRAVLLNEVSWGAIFAGAVTALVTQVVLNLVGVGVGLASVGTNAADNPAASTFSLGAGLWFVVSGIVASLAGGLIAGRLSGKPLPGVAALHGLVAWAVTTLVVLYLITSAASGLVGGALGTVSGALGGAGNLVGGTVQTAAQAAAPSLSKISNPLDGIEQKVREQAAGQDPQAARDAAVAAVRAVLSGDPAQKEQAKARAADALAKAQGIAPDQAKAQIDGYEKQYEQAVATAKQKAEAAAVAAKSAATQGAFYAALALILGALAAFFGGRLGAPKPATFVGAYDARRV; from the coding sequence GTGACCACAACTACAGGCCTTTCCCCCGTCGCCGCCGGCGATACGCGGGCCGTGCTGCTCAACGAGGTGTCCTGGGGCGCCATCTTCGCCGGCGCCGTGACCGCCCTCGTGACCCAGGTCGTCCTGAACCTCGTCGGGGTGGGCGTCGGCTTGGCCTCCGTCGGCACCAACGCCGCCGACAATCCCGCCGCCTCCACGTTCTCGCTCGGTGCGGGGCTGTGGTTCGTGGTCTCCGGCATCGTCGCTTCGCTCGCTGGCGGTCTCATCGCCGGCCGCCTCTCCGGCAAGCCGCTGCCCGGCGTGGCCGCCCTGCACGGCCTCGTCGCCTGGGCGGTGACCACGCTGGTGGTTCTGTACCTCATCACCTCGGCTGCGAGCGGCCTCGTCGGCGGTGCGCTCGGCACGGTTTCGGGCGCGCTCGGCGGCGCCGGCAACCTCGTCGGCGGCACGGTGCAGACCGCGGCCCAGGCCGCGGCACCCTCGCTGTCGAAGATCTCCAACCCGCTCGACGGCATCGAGCAGAAGGTTCGCGAGCAGGCCGCCGGCCAGGATCCGCAAGCCGCCCGTGATGCGGCCGTCGCGGCAGTCCGCGCGGTCCTGTCGGGCGACCCGGCCCAGAAGGAGCAGGCTAAAGCCCGTGCCGCCGATGCACTCGCCAAGGCGCAGGGCATCGCGCCCGACCAAGCCAAGGCGCAGATCGACGGTTACGAGAAGCAGTACGAGCAGGCCGTCGCCACGGCCAAGCAGAAGGCTGAAGCCGCCGCCGTCGCCGCCAAGTCCGCCGCCACTCAGGGCGCCTTCTACGCGGCCCTGGCGCTGATCCTCGGCGCACTCGCTGCCTTCTTCGGCGGACGCCTCGGCGCTCCGAAGCCCGCGACCTTCGTCGGCGCCTACGACGCTCGCCGCGTCTGA
- the argE gene encoding acetylornithine deacetylase: MTTPAGATRLTPLELLERLVAFDTESSKSNLALIDFVAGYLDGWGVPHIRVPNATGDKAALFATLGPMTDGGVVLSGHTDVVPVTGQAWTSDPFRLRVADGRAYGRGAVDMKGFDALALAMVPAALEAGLTRPIHILLSYDEETTCLGVADTIARFGADLPRPGAVIVGEPTEMQVADAHKSVVTYNTTVHGHAAHSAKPGLGANAVMAAADLIAELNRIADAMVARGDASGRFDPPNTTVHVGVIEGGTARNILPKLCTFLWEFRGLPDLDMAEIPALFTWACERVTRERLNRYGEFGRIATVEEVSVPGLAPDPGSEAERLALRLAGRNATITVPYATEAGRFQRAGIPTVVCGPGSIDQAHQPDEFITLDELTRGEAFMRRLVAACAG, translated from the coding sequence TTGACGACGCCGGCCGGCGCTACCCGCCTGACACCGCTGGAGCTTCTGGAGCGGCTCGTCGCGTTCGACACGGAGAGTTCCAAGTCGAACCTCGCGCTGATCGACTTCGTGGCCGGCTATCTCGATGGCTGGGGCGTGCCCCATATCCGGGTGCCGAACGCGACCGGTGACAAGGCCGCCCTGTTCGCCACCCTCGGGCCGATGACCGACGGCGGCGTCGTGCTCTCCGGCCATACCGACGTGGTGCCGGTGACGGGTCAGGCCTGGACCTCCGATCCGTTCCGCCTCCGCGTCGCCGACGGACGGGCCTACGGCCGCGGCGCCGTGGACATGAAGGGGTTCGACGCCCTCGCGCTCGCAATGGTGCCGGCGGCGCTGGAAGCCGGGCTGACACGGCCGATCCACATCCTGCTCTCCTACGACGAGGAGACCACCTGCCTCGGGGTCGCCGACACCATCGCCCGCTTCGGCGCGGACCTGCCGCGCCCAGGCGCCGTGATCGTCGGCGAGCCGACGGAGATGCAGGTCGCGGACGCACACAAGAGCGTGGTAACCTACAACACCACGGTGCACGGCCACGCGGCCCATTCGGCCAAGCCCGGGCTCGGCGCCAATGCGGTGATGGCGGCCGCCGACCTCATCGCCGAACTGAACCGCATCGCCGACGCCATGGTCGCCCGCGGCGACGCCTCCGGCCGGTTCGACCCGCCGAACACCACTGTCCATGTCGGCGTGATCGAGGGCGGCACCGCCCGCAACATCCTGCCGAAGCTCTGCACCTTCCTGTGGGAGTTCCGCGGACTGCCCGATCTCGACATGGCCGAGATCCCCGCCCTGTTCACATGGGCCTGCGAACGGGTGACCCGCGAACGCCTCAACCGCTACGGCGAATTCGGGCGTATCGCGACGGTCGAGGAGGTCTCCGTGCCGGGGCTCGCGCCCGATCCGGGCTCGGAGGCCGAGCGGCTGGCTCTGCGGCTCGCCGGCCGAAACGCGACGATCACCGTGCCCTACGCCACCGAGGCCGGGCGCTTCCAGCGGGCCGGCATCCCCACCGTGGTGTGCGGGCCGGGTTCGATCGATCAGGCGCATCAGCCCGACGAGTTCATCACCCTCGACGAGCTCACCCGTGGCGAGGCCTTCATGCGCCGGCTGGTCGCGGCCTGCGCCGGCTGA
- a CDS encoding glycosyltransferase family 2 protein: MAPLPFSVFIIVKNEADRIGATLAAVRDLADDIVVVDSGSTDGTQALAASLGARVIHNDWPGYGRQKRFAEGQCRHAWVLNLDADEVVPPDLADQIRAVFAHGEPAHAAWSIAIAEIFPGETRPHPWAYVLTPVRLYRRDLSTYSTSPVHDRVVLGPGVTTGRIKGRIHHFSVRSLGDQLAKLNRYSDQQADDLDARGVTIPAWRLYVELPGNFLKAYFGRRHFVRGAYGFLTAMNYAISRHLRVAKHYERRVTTPRRPG, encoded by the coding sequence ATGGCCCCGCTTCCGTTCTCCGTCTTCATCATCGTCAAGAACGAGGCCGACCGCATCGGCGCGACCCTCGCGGCGGTGCGTGATCTCGCCGACGACATCGTCGTGGTCGATTCCGGTTCGACCGACGGGACACAGGCGCTCGCGGCCTCGCTGGGCGCTCGGGTGATCCACAACGACTGGCCGGGCTACGGCCGGCAGAAACGCTTCGCGGAAGGCCAGTGCCGCCACGCTTGGGTGCTCAACCTCGACGCCGACGAGGTGGTGCCGCCCGATCTCGCCGACCAGATCCGCGCCGTCTTCGCCCACGGCGAGCCCGCGCACGCCGCATGGTCCATTGCCATCGCCGAGATTTTTCCGGGCGAGACACGGCCCCACCCCTGGGCCTATGTGCTGACCCCCGTGCGGCTCTACCGGCGGGATTTGAGCACCTACTCCACCTCCCCGGTCCACGATCGGGTGGTACTCGGGCCCGGCGTCACCACGGGGCGGATCAAAGGGCGCATCCACCATTTCTCGGTGCGCTCGCTGGGTGACCAGCTCGCCAAGCTCAACCGCTATTCCGACCAGCAGGCCGACGACCTCGACGCCCGCGGCGTCACGATCCCGGCTTGGCGCCTCTACGTGGAACTGCCGGGCAACTTCCTGAAGGCCTATTTCGGCCGGCGCCACTTCGTCCGCGGCGCCTACGGCTTCCTCACGGCGATGAACTACGCGATCTCGCGCCATCTACGGGTGGCCAAGCATTACGAGCGCCGTGTCACAACCCCGCGCCGACCGGGTTGA